The DNA sequence GCAAAAGCCGTGACGCTGAGCCAAGGCGAAGTGGCGCGGGTTTTGCCTCAGAACGGTTTGTGCACGCGTTTGTTTTCAAGCGCGCGGTTTGTTCTCAAAAAAACTTGAGCCAATTTTCTTTAACGCGAAGCAATTTTCTCGTGGAGTTCTCGCGCCGCCACGCCTATAGTGGTGTCCGCGCAAGTGGTTTGAAAATAAGTTCGAACCATTTCGTAGAAAGTGCGATTTTCTTGGCGGAGCGGCCATTGATAATGGCCGGTCTGCCTAGAAAATCGCTGTACTTATCATTGAAATAAAATTTCAATGATAAGTGCGCGCAACCTGCTTTTATGAAGCTACATATTTTCTTATTACTTTTTCTTGTTTCTTTCTGTGCTCAGGCCCAACCTCTTACTCAAGAAAGTGCTCTTTCTCTCCTTACTTCAACCATAAAAAAACAACACCTTTACGAAGCATGGCTTAAACCTCATTGCTTGGATGTAGTAGCTGGTAAAAATGATGAACAATATTTTTATTTTTCCTCTTACGAAAAGCACAAAGATGGTTGTCCTGGAGATCCTCAAACGTCACCCAAGGTAGATGAGTACCGTATCCATCGCCCTACTCAAAAAATAGAAGTGCGCCAAATGAAAGAAGATGGATCCATAACCTGGCTTTCTCTTGAACTCTACAAACATTAAGGAGCATTTATGACAAACCCGCTTAGTATTAAAATGAAAGACATAAACGGCCGTGAGGTGGACTTGGCCCAGTATCAAGGCAAAGTGGTTTTGGCAGTTAATACCGCAAGCGCCTGCGGATTTACGCCGCAGTATAAAAATTTGGAGGAGATTCATCAAAAATATAAGGGAAAGGGACTTGTGGTACTGGGTTTTCCCTCCAATGATTTTGGCGCACAAGAACCGGGGAGTAATGAAGAAGTAAAAAGTTTTTGTGAAAAAAATTTTGGAGTTACCTTTCAACTGTTCTCTAAAACCAGTGTGAAAGAGGGTGGGGATAATGCTCTTTTTCAAACCTTGGGTAAAACTACCAAACAGTTTCCTGCCTGGAATTTTTCAAAATATCTTATCGACTCTAAAGGGAATGTGACAGCTTTTAAAAGCGGCGCCATTGGTCCGGAATTAACCGATAAAATTGAGCAAGCACTTCAATAAAAAAAGGGCCTTTAAAGGGCCCTTTTTTATTTTCTACTATTTAGAAAAACCTTAGTTTTTCTTGCGGAATTCATTCATAAACAACGCCAGTTTTTCTACGCCTTCGCGGGGCATAGCGTTGTAAATACTAGCGCGGAGCCCGCCTACGGAACGATGACCTTTTAAATCAATCATGTTGAGCGCTTTGGCTTCGTCGATGAATTTCTTTTCCAAATCTTCACTGGGGAGGCGCCAGGTTACGTTCATGGTGGAACGGTTTTCTTGGGCTGCATGGCCTTTGTAGAAACCGCTGCTTTCGTCGATAACATTGTAGAGAAGACCTGCTTTATCGTTGTTGAGCTTTTCCATTTTATCCAAGCCACCAATTTCACCATTCAACCATTCGGCCACCAGTTTTACCATGTAAATGGTGTAGCAAGGAGGGGTGTTGTACATCGAACCATTTTCAACGTGAGTTTTATAATCGAGCATCACGTGGAGTTTTTCGGGAATTCTGGTTAAGAGATCTTCGCGTAAAATAACAATGGTGGTGCCAGCAGGGCCTGCGTTCTTTTGCGCGCCGGCGTAGATCATGGCGTATTTGCTTACATCGAGCGGACGGCACATAAAATCGGAAGAGCTATCGCAAATGAGATCACTCTTCACATTAGGTTCGGCTTTAAACTGTACGCCTTCAATAGTTTCGTTTGAAGTATAATGAACATAAGCTAAATTGCTGCTATCGGCCAGTTCGCTGTCTTTAGGAGTACGGGTAAATTTTTCGGAAGCGCCATCCCATAAGACAGCGGTTTCGCCTTCAAGTTTGGCTTGTTTAAACGCTTTTTGGCCCCACGAGCCGGTGGTGATAAAACCAGCTTTTTTGCCGGAGTTGCGCAAAAAGTTCATGGGAATCATTGTAAACTGGAGGCTAGCACCACCCTGAAGGAACAATACTTTGTAATTATTAGGAACGTTTAAAGCCT is a window from the bacterium genome containing:
- a CDS encoding glutathione peroxidase encodes the protein MTNPLSIKMKDINGREVDLAQYQGKVVLAVNTASACGFTPQYKNLEEIHQKYKGKGLVVLGFPSNDFGAQEPGSNEEVKSFCEKNFGVTFQLFSKTSVKEGGDNALFQTLGKTTKQFPAWNFSKYLIDSKGNVTAFKSGAIGPELTDKIEQALQ
- the serC gene encoding 3-phosphoserine/phosphohydroxythreonine transaminase, producing MTERKVYNFSAGPATLPVSVLNKAHAEFLDYQNSGMSVMEMSHRSKYYEGIIAGAEAAIRKALNVPNNYKVLFLQGGASLQFTMIPMNFLRNSGKKAGFITTGSWGQKAFKQAKLEGETAVLWDGASEKFTRTPKDSELADSSNLAYVHYTSNETIEGVQFKAEPNVKSDLICDSSSDFMCRPLDVSKYAMIYAGAQKNAGPAGTTIVILREDLLTRIPEKLHVMLDYKTHVENGSMYNTPPCYTIYMVKLVAEWLNGEIGGLDKMEKLNNDKAGLLYNVIDESSGFYKGHAAQENRSTMNVTWRLPSEDLEKKFIDEAKALNMIDLKGHRSVGGLRASIYNAMPREGVEKLALFMNEFRKKN